The proteins below are encoded in one region of Bifidobacterium catenulatum DSM 16992 = JCM 1194 = LMG 11043:
- a CDS encoding arsenate-mycothiol transferase ArsC has product MRVLFICTGNICRSPMGELLFRTYTQGTSLEVGSAGTHSLAGHSIDPSSKALMDAVGINSSQFRSTQLTQDIADNSDLILCFEPEQRHNIVVIAPTALPYTFTLTDFSNMCAYCAQHNMITGVTIQERLQSVIDQSMQIRPMLPPSATIPDPYRKNFEAFRSAARATNDAIRNILRSISYNTTPAVQSVKETVQLGNPPHFHGDVVHGDWPLPDLSFDNAVAPADIVVKDNTEVETANTKLIAPDDLPDDVQSDESSDQDEMPVVVEDTSIRDKAAAAEKKSKKRKIIIIASAATVAALLAVGGTVAWHVTSVNAQRDAFSSCKQSATRYAKVKKRYDAAIQNANLLVSVPSDQLADSKTASTLKDALSNAYDFIPTTQCVASLSTENLTRAAKQNNKNAKAMEQSLTTLTKASDALSKSRNAKADSSVEAAKQSLKTTLEQAKSLMDSSKDNVSDEKTRTSLQQAIDAANQVLNGEGPSINALSKARENVESAMKAVADSVAKHNADSKAYETAEDDSDSSSSNRVYYNPSIYAPALKQNALTNTGISGDSSSKNESGNNSGSSSGGNGNSNNKHESGSNSSGNGSGNSGETKPTPTPTPDPDPTPTPDPDPTPTPNPDPTPTPDPDPTPTPNPDPTPTPDPDPTPTPNPDPTPTPDPGSGGESTQTAE; this is encoded by the coding sequence ATGCGCGTCCTGTTCATCTGCACCGGCAATATCTGCCGGTCACCAATGGGGGAACTCCTTTTCCGCACATACACGCAGGGCACTTCCCTCGAGGTCGGCAGCGCTGGCACCCATAGTTTAGCCGGCCACAGCATCGATCCTTCCAGTAAGGCACTGATGGATGCCGTCGGAATCAACTCCTCACAGTTCCGTTCCACGCAGCTGACACAGGACATCGCGGACAATTCCGATTTGATTCTGTGCTTCGAACCGGAGCAACGGCACAATATCGTCGTCATCGCCCCGACCGCACTACCGTACACGTTCACGCTCACCGATTTCTCCAATATGTGCGCATACTGCGCGCAGCACAACATGATCACGGGCGTCACCATCCAAGAACGCCTGCAATCGGTAATTGACCAATCCATGCAGATACGTCCAATGCTGCCCCCCTCGGCCACGATTCCGGATCCCTACCGTAAAAACTTCGAAGCGTTCAGGTCGGCCGCGCGCGCCACCAATGACGCAATCCGCAATATTCTGCGCTCAATCAGTTACAACACCACGCCCGCCGTCCAAAGCGTCAAGGAAACGGTCCAACTAGGAAATCCTCCCCATTTCCATGGCGACGTGGTCCATGGCGACTGGCCTCTGCCCGACCTCTCATTTGACAACGCGGTGGCGCCCGCGGACATCGTCGTCAAAGACAATACGGAGGTTGAAACCGCCAATACGAAGTTGATCGCTCCGGACGACCTGCCCGATGATGTCCAATCCGATGAAAGCAGCGATCAGGATGAGATGCCCGTCGTCGTAGAGGACACTTCCATTCGAGACAAAGCGGCCGCTGCGGAGAAGAAGTCCAAGAAGCGTAAGATCATCATCATCGCCAGTGCCGCGACCGTGGCCGCTTTGCTGGCCGTAGGCGGAACCGTGGCTTGGCATGTCACATCGGTCAACGCCCAACGTGACGCCTTCTCGTCCTGCAAGCAGTCAGCGACCCGATATGCCAAAGTGAAGAAGCGCTACGACGCCGCAATTCAGAACGCGAACCTGCTGGTGAGCGTGCCGTCCGACCAGCTCGCGGATAGCAAGACCGCCAGCACGCTGAAGGACGCGCTGTCGAACGCGTATGATTTCATTCCGACTACCCAATGCGTGGCTTCGTTGTCCACCGAGAATCTGACACGAGCAGCCAAACAAAACAATAAGAACGCCAAGGCGATGGAGCAGTCCCTCACCACGCTGACCAAGGCCTCCGATGCGCTGTCCAAGAGCCGCAATGCTAAGGCCGATTCCAGCGTGGAAGCCGCCAAGCAGTCATTGAAGACCACGCTGGAACAGGCCAAGAGCCTTATGGACAGCAGCAAGGACAATGTGTCGGACGAGAAGACGCGCACCTCCCTGCAGCAGGCCATCGACGCAGCCAATCAGGTGCTGAATGGTGAGGGTCCAAGCATCAATGCGCTTTCCAAGGCGCGTGAGAACGTGGAGAGCGCCATGAAGGCGGTCGCCGATTCCGTGGCGAAGCACAATGCGGATTCCAAGGCGTACGAGACGGCGGAAGACGATTCGGATTCCAGCTCGAGCAATCGGGTCTATTACAATCCGAGCATCTACGCCCCGGCACTGAAGCAGAATGCGCTTACCAACACTGGCATCAGTGGCGATTCCAGCAGCAAGAATGAGTCCGGCAACAACTCCGGCAGCAGCTCCGGCGGCAATGGCAATTCCAACAACAAGCATGAGTCCGGAAGCAATAGCTCCGGAAATGGTTCCGGTAATAGCGGAGAAACGAAGCCCACACCGACCCCAACTCCGGATCCGGACCCAACACCAACACCAGACCCAGATCCGACACCAACACCCAATCCGGACCCAACACCAACACCAGACCCAGATCCGACACCAACACCCAATCCGGACCCAACACCAACACCAGACCCAGATCCGACACCAACACCCAATCCGGACCCAACACCAACACCAGACCCTGGTAGCGGCGGAGAGTCGACACAGACCGCTGAATAG
- a CDS encoding transposase, whose amino-acid sequence MFSPEERERAVELYFTTPMTTAQVVRHLGYPTRQCLERWLAKDPRYAGHMAKPIIPLETRTKAIELVLGGMRGSRPPDSSA is encoded by the coding sequence ATGTTCAGTCCCGAAGAACGGGAGCGCGCGGTGGAGCTGTACTTCACCACGCCGATGACCACGGCCCAGGTGGTGAGGCATCTGGGATACCCGACCAGGCAGTGCTTGGAACGCTGGCTGGCAAAGGATCCCCGGTATGCTGGCCATATGGCCAAACCCATCATCCCACTGGAGACAAGGACCAAGGCGATCGAACTGGTGCTGGGCGGCATGCGCGGAAGCAGGCCGCCCGACAGCTCGGCGTGA
- a CDS encoding SGNH/GDSL hydrolase family protein has protein sequence MRVVKSIIVAITVFVLSLLPTAAYAETGEADKIDLFLGDSTTSAIGVSDTQRWSKLFSEKDNAQEVNYAVGGSGWGDTEWVHDGRTYADQYEKARNELGDNAQYVHRVFVVGFVNDIESGTSVQDIKTRMKDLLTKIHADLPEAQLIYIPEIAAPSPKNLSLLPAMLPVSKELINTAQSINGVYVADDCIDWLKDSSDTWQSDQTHPNAKGHEIVAQKVESLVAQIDSGKKQAGKTANTENATVSVSKNIFLNYKQIALILFIVIALIAIAVVLIISRKQKSKHAKR, from the coding sequence ATGAGAGTTGTTAAATCTATTATCGTTGCGATTACTGTATTTGTTCTCTCTCTGTTGCCCACGGCAGCATATGCTGAAACAGGAGAAGCCGATAAAATCGATTTGTTCTTGGGCGATTCCACTACTTCTGCCATCGGCGTGTCCGATACCCAGCGTTGGAGCAAATTATTTTCAGAGAAAGACAATGCGCAAGAAGTTAATTATGCAGTTGGAGGTTCCGGTTGGGGGGACACGGAATGGGTGCATGATGGTAGAACATATGCTGATCAATATGAAAAAGCTCGTAATGAGTTAGGGGATAACGCACAATACGTTCATAGAGTGTTTGTTGTTGGTTTCGTCAACGATATTGAAAGCGGAACCTCTGTGCAAGATATCAAGACTAGGATGAAAGATTTGCTTACAAAAATACATGCAGATCTTCCTGAGGCGCAGCTCATCTATATACCAGAGATCGCCGCACCATCTCCTAAGAATCTGAGTCTTCTTCCTGCAATGCTTCCAGTTTCAAAAGAACTGATTAACACAGCTCAAAGCATCAATGGTGTATATGTGGCTGATGACTGTATTGATTGGTTGAAAGACTCGAGTGACACGTGGCAAAGTGATCAAACTCATCCTAATGCAAAAGGGCATGAAATCGTTGCACAAAAAGTCGAATCTCTTGTAGCACAAATTGATTCAGGTAAGAAGCAAGCAGGGAAGACGGCTAATACTGAAAATGCTACTGTTAGTGTTTCCAAGAATATTTTTCTAAATTATAAACAGATTGCACTTATTCTATTCATCGTTATAGCTCTTATAGCGATTGCAGTTGTGCTAATTATATCTCGTAAACAGAAATCGAAGCACGCAAAGCGGTGA
- a CDS encoding acyltransferase family protein yields the protein MGEEVYHISLRTSQMINVVRLIMIIGVIYVHTIPVLDTIDSPIITAFASLMRGPIGTSGIALFFFLSSILTYKKEFAFKSNFRKKCSSLLLPYVAFISFWILVVFVMQLYDPLLALFHFDSQVVLWGKPVIQWSLLDWFDAYTGFVHGAPFVYPFWFIRDLFLVNIFASLIKKAVDSNPYISGIVLLAMSIALMQIGAYGLTLFSFTLGYYVVKFDISLEKVDNINIGLILVGYIAIISCFSIPFKCIYYVLVFPLVIVANILCLRIGYYLIDKKHDKYLLKIAPWSFGIFCFHEYFLRFFRKIASLIIPQIPVLVIIEYCILPIVLCLFCLLICKILNSLPFSPLKLLLGGRGSKSSKR from the coding sequence ATGGGAGAAGAAGTTTATCATATTTCCCTGCGTACATCGCAAATGATTAATGTCGTTAGGCTGATCATGATTATCGGGGTGATATATGTACATACTATACCGGTTCTAGATACAATCGACTCTCCAATAATCACTGCTTTTGCATCTCTTATGCGAGGTCCTATCGGAACTTCTGGCATAGCTTTATTTTTCTTTTTGTCGTCAATATTGACATATAAAAAAGAGTTTGCATTTAAAAGCAATTTCCGAAAGAAGTGCTCATCGTTACTTCTTCCTTATGTGGCTTTTATATCATTTTGGATATTAGTTGTATTCGTGATGCAACTTTACGATCCGCTTCTTGCGCTCTTCCATTTCGATAGTCAGGTTGTTCTCTGGGGTAAACCCGTTATTCAGTGGTCGCTTTTAGATTGGTTCGACGCATATACTGGTTTTGTCCATGGAGCCCCTTTTGTTTATCCATTCTGGTTTATTCGTGATTTATTTCTAGTTAATATTTTCGCTAGTTTAATAAAAAAAGCAGTAGATTCCAACCCCTATATTTCCGGGATTGTTCTACTAGCTATGTCAATAGCATTAATGCAAATCGGTGCTTATGGATTAACTCTATTTAGTTTTACTCTCGGGTATTACGTTGTTAAATTTGACATTTCATTGGAGAAAGTCGACAATATAAATATTGGTCTAATTCTTGTGGGTTATATTGCAATTATCTCATGTTTCTCCATTCCATTTAAATGTATATACTACGTATTAGTTTTTCCGCTAGTCATTGTGGCAAATATATTATGTTTACGAATAGGATATTATCTTATCGATAAAAAGCATGATAAATATTTGTTAAAAATTGCTCCTTGGTCTTTTGGAATATTTTGTTTCCACGAATACTTTTTGCGATTCTTTAGAAAAATAGCTTCTTTGATTATTCCTCAAATTCCAGTCCTTGTTATAATTGAATATTGCATACTGCCAATAGTTCTTTGTTTGTTCTGTTTGCTTATTTGCAAAATATTAAATTCGCTTCCTTTTAGCCCGTTAAAATTGCTGCTTGGGGGAAGAGGCAGCAAATCTTCAAAAAGGTGA
- a CDS encoding transposase — MTEVVTFFGLPDREENPLMAKYSKEQRDRAVDLYIKYEHSAADVIHELGYPSKGALLSWYADRLEEERTGVPSRRGERYRRYSDEQKQAAVDHYLEYGRRPGRTMRMLGYPKSKELLMAWIDELAPGRRKLRHGPVPEELKREAVCVQ; from the coding sequence ATGACCGAGGTGGTGACGTTTTTTGGACTTCCCGACCGGGAGGAGAACCCCCTTATGGCGAAGTACAGCAAGGAGCAGCGCGACAGGGCCGTGGACCTGTACATCAAATACGAGCACAGCGCCGCGGACGTGATACACGAACTCGGCTATCCCAGCAAGGGCGCGTTGCTGTCGTGGTACGCGGACCGGCTCGAGGAGGAACGCACCGGCGTCCCCTCCAGGCGCGGGGAACGCTACAGGCGCTACAGCGACGAGCAGAAACAGGCCGCGGTGGACCACTACCTCGAATACGGCAGGCGGCCCGGCCGTACCATGCGGATGCTGGGATATCCGAAAAGCAAGGAGCTGCTCATGGCGTGGATCGACGAGCTCGCGCCCGGCCGGCGCAAGCTGAGGCACGGGCCCGTGCCCGAGGAACTGAAACGAGAGGCTGTTTGTGTTCAATAA
- a CDS encoding DUF4012 domain-containing protein: protein MANHADNAQVKSQAKGSTGKKVAIAVVAILGVIVVYCALLVGRVLQAKKHLTQAVSIVQSANIGSDMTSDLSALTGKTAQLQQETKAARSQTDGIVWRIGTVIPYFGDDLSAARTAVTALDTVSNDVIPAVSDSLTNLQKNSAAGNTLDIKSLSSAANAIVKANAAVQTQSKALENAPTPHIGKVRDALSTGKTLFAKLADQSDQISKVVSMFSQLTNGGEGKYLILVQSNAEAQAAGGVPGSVGSLEVKDGKSGWNGELSDDPKQPETGLFVNEMGWSKMDWYAKRNAVVTKTKCI from the coding sequence ATGGCCAACCATGCGGATAATGCTCAGGTGAAGAGCCAAGCAAAGGGGAGTACGGGGAAGAAGGTCGCCATTGCGGTGGTGGCCATTCTTGGTGTCATCGTCGTTTATTGCGCGTTGTTGGTTGGGCGCGTGCTGCAAGCGAAGAAACACCTCACCCAAGCGGTGTCCATCGTCCAATCGGCCAATATCGGTTCCGATATGACTTCCGACTTGTCCGCTTTGACGGGCAAAACAGCGCAGCTCCAGCAGGAAACCAAGGCTGCTCGATCACAGACTGATGGCATTGTGTGGCGGATTGGTACGGTGATTCCCTATTTCGGAGATGACTTGTCAGCCGCGCGCACGGCCGTGACGGCTTTGGACACCGTTTCCAATGACGTGATTCCTGCAGTATCCGATTCGCTGACCAACCTGCAGAAAAACAGCGCCGCGGGCAATACACTGGATATCAAGTCGTTGTCATCGGCTGCGAATGCGATCGTGAAGGCGAACGCGGCAGTGCAGACGCAGTCCAAAGCCTTGGAGAACGCGCCTACGCCGCATATTGGCAAAGTTCGTGACGCTTTGTCAACAGGCAAAACTTTGTTCGCCAAACTGGCCGATCAGAGCGACCAAATCAGCAAGGTCGTATCCATGTTCTCCCAACTGACGAACGGAGGGGAAGGAAAGTACCTGATTCTGGTACAGAGCAACGCTGAGGCGCAAGCCGCCGGTGGTGTTCCCGGCTCCGTCGGATCGTTGGAAGTCAAGGACGGCAAGAGCGGATGGAACGGCGAACTGTCCGATGATCCCAAGCAGCCGGAAACCGGATTGTTCGTCAACGAAATGGGCTGGTCGAAGATGGATTGGTACGCCAAACGCAATGCCGTGGTGACCAAGACGAAGTGTATTTAG
- a CDS encoding glycosyltransferase, whose amino-acid sequence MEERKRLLIVQEAMGGCGRNVVDIVNGIDHSKFDVTVAYGTSRMDDYYRNAIPEMDQHATLIPVPELVRDLSMSNDVKAWLRIRGLIKKIKPDILHCHSSKAGIIGRSAAFGRHVPKVFYTPHAYAFQAWEFSESKKRFFAFLERMCSHFLTTCTFNVSKGERDIALQNRIDKPDKFKVVYNGIPDITLPSRDEALEMLGLSDLPHGAVVIGSTVRLAKQKDPMTFVRIAKTVVEHNPLAHFVCVGDGNLQDDVSRFVADHGLGSNVHLLGYRDDAERIVTAFDVYLLTSLYEGLPYSLVEALRAGVPIVATNVTGSNEVVRPGVNGYLFNVGDVEDGVRQVKRVISERSHDGKFSYDIIRSTYLDKFTSQRMLDSVQESYLG is encoded by the coding sequence ATGGAGGAGAGGAAACGGCTGCTTATCGTCCAAGAAGCCATGGGCGGCTGCGGACGTAACGTCGTGGATATTGTCAACGGCATCGACCACAGCAAATTCGATGTGACCGTCGCCTACGGAACCAGCCGAATGGATGACTACTATCGCAACGCAATCCCCGAAATGGACCAGCACGCGACGCTCATTCCCGTTCCCGAACTGGTCCGAGATCTCTCCATGAGCAATGATGTCAAAGCCTGGCTGCGCATACGTGGGCTCATCAAGAAAATCAAACCCGACATTCTCCACTGCCACAGTTCGAAAGCCGGCATCATCGGACGTTCGGCGGCCTTTGGAAGACATGTGCCAAAGGTGTTTTATACACCCCATGCGTACGCATTCCAAGCATGGGAGTTCTCCGAGTCAAAGAAGCGCTTCTTCGCTTTTCTCGAACGTATGTGCAGCCATTTTCTGACTACATGCACGTTCAACGTGTCGAAGGGCGAGCGCGACATCGCTTTGCAAAATCGGATTGACAAGCCCGATAAGTTCAAGGTCGTGTATAACGGCATTCCCGACATCACGTTGCCTTCACGCGACGAGGCCTTGGAAATGCTGGGCTTGTCCGATCTGCCGCATGGGGCCGTTGTCATCGGTTCCACCGTGCGCCTTGCCAAGCAGAAAGATCCGATGACGTTCGTCCGGATTGCCAAAACAGTGGTCGAGCATAATCCCCTCGCGCATTTCGTCTGCGTGGGAGATGGCAACCTGCAAGATGATGTGTCGCGCTTTGTCGCGGATCATGGTCTCGGCAGCAACGTGCATCTGCTGGGTTACCGTGATGATGCGGAACGTATCGTCACTGCGTTCGACGTGTATCTGCTGACCTCGTTATACGAGGGTCTGCCGTATTCGCTAGTCGAGGCATTGCGTGCCGGCGTGCCCATTGTGGCTACGAATGTGACCGGTAGCAACGAGGTGGTGCGGCCTGGCGTGAACGGTTATCTTTTCAACGTCGGCGACGTGGAAGACGGCGTTCGGCAAGTGAAGCGTGTTATTTCCGAGCGTTCCCACGATGGAAAATTCTCCTACGACATCATTCGCAGCACGTATCTCGATAAGTTCACATCGCAACGCATGCTTGACAGCGTGCAGGAAAGCTATCTGGGCTGA
- a CDS encoding glycosyltransferase family 2 protein, protein MPPTFHPDIAVIIPVYNAIQYLDECLNSIVSQTYRELEIILVDDGSTDGSEKVCDQWSAKDNRISVIHQSNSGEAAARNTGISHAHSGLIAWVDSDDTIETSYIEHLYNTKKKSCRFYRNSQSA, encoded by the coding sequence ATGCCCCCTACTTTTCATCCTGATATTGCAGTAATCATCCCTGTGTATAACGCCATACAGTATCTTGACGAATGCCTAAACAGCATTGTCAGCCAAACATATCGCGAATTAGAAATCATTCTCGTTGATGATGGATCAACGGACGGAAGCGAAAAAGTCTGCGACCAATGGTCGGCTAAAGATAATCGAATCTCCGTCATACATCAGTCGAATTCCGGTGAAGCAGCCGCACGTAATACCGGGATTTCACACGCTCATAGCGGACTTATTGCTTGGGTAGACAGTGACGATACGATAGAAACTTCATATATTGAGCATTTGTATAATACGAAAAAAAAATCATGCCGCTTCTATCGCAATAGCCAATCCGCGTAG
- a CDS encoding glycosyltransferase family 2 protein has product MSEQSLISVIVPVYNVERSLDRCVRSITEQTYRHLEIILVDDGSPDECPRMCDEWAGQDDRIRVVHKPNGGLSDARNAGLNVMHGDFVAFVDSDDYVEPDYVDSLYVGIADADMSVCSIICEDSAGKLRKGSEPITEKRSAVSSEEYLRHALLDWRLVVACNKLYAASIWNQLRFPVGRVHEDEYVLHQVVGRCKNINVLPDGLYHYVSTDNSITHSGFSIRNLDRLEALVQRLEHCVGKNYRQCAALTFDKFIEDLDFASGLDWSDRAIHARLGEIFAQLRHVPLSAGSFLSTKRCVQFLGLWFVPFLTEWVLRKAKHL; this is encoded by the coding sequence ATGAGCGAACAGTCGTTGATCAGCGTTATTGTGCCCGTATATAACGTGGAGCGGTCACTGGATCGTTGCGTACGCAGCATAACGGAACAAACCTACCGGCATCTTGAGATAATTCTGGTCGATGACGGTTCCCCAGATGAGTGCCCGCGAATGTGCGATGAATGGGCTGGACAGGATGATCGTATTCGGGTGGTTCACAAGCCCAATGGTGGCTTGTCCGATGCTAGGAATGCTGGTTTGAATGTCATGCATGGCGATTTCGTTGCGTTCGTAGATAGTGACGATTATGTGGAGCCGGATTATGTGGATAGTCTGTATGTCGGCATCGCTGATGCCGACATGTCTGTGTGCTCCATCATCTGCGAGGACTCCGCTGGAAAGTTGCGGAAGGGAAGTGAACCGATTACGGAGAAGCGGTCCGCTGTATCTTCTGAGGAATATTTGCGCCATGCCTTATTGGATTGGCGGCTGGTAGTCGCTTGTAACAAGCTGTATGCGGCTTCGATTTGGAATCAGCTGCGTTTCCCGGTCGGGCGCGTCCATGAAGACGAGTATGTGCTGCACCAAGTGGTGGGCCGATGTAAGAACATCAATGTATTGCCGGACGGGCTCTACCACTATGTTTCTACGGATAACAGCATCACGCATAGCGGTTTTAGTATCAGGAACCTTGACCGCTTGGAGGCCTTGGTGCAGCGGCTGGAGCACTGCGTGGGCAAAAACTATCGGCAATGCGCGGCTTTGACCTTTGACAAGTTCATCGAGGATCTTGATTTCGCATCCGGGCTGGACTGGTCAGATCGGGCGATTCATGCCAGGCTTGGTGAGATTTTCGCGCAGTTAAGACATGTGCCGCTCTCCGCCGGGTCATTCTTATCCACTAAGCGGTGTGTGCAGTTTCTCGGTCTATGGTTTGTCCCATTCCTTACGGAATGGGTGTTGAGGAAGGCCAAGCATCTGTGA
- a CDS encoding lipopolysaccharide biosynthesis protein, which yields MGDKKQLLVNMIASLVNFVVSIGIGLFLTPYVVHNIGAEAYGFVGLASTFVGYAQLFTVALTSVAGRFITVAYHEGNELKANRYYSSTLAANAVMVFALTIIAIPVILFLDKLVNISPHLVGDVKMLFTFIFLQFVITTISTVYSVATFVKNKLYLSSIANLVFSFVRVAVMVVLFGMLPPKVCYVGLAVCLASAVLTIMNRFYTRVLLPDISFRWNLVSWASVREMLEAGIWNVVTKLQQIMMFGLQLLVANLMVSPYLMGMLSVAQTVPNQISSLTITVASLFYPEQTKYYAQGKRDELVDDIKSGMKVSGFFTNIVFVVLLVVGYDFMRLWQHGQDTTLLYELLTLTMLGLLASGVAVTLQNLPLIVNRLKKYSIGWLVYSAISMVVLITSIEILPKWGVFLVAAIPPLFEFFANVTFVPVYAARCLHVRKFEFYPIYIRYFASTAVAAVACWGIRSIFGLIADNWISLILTCCLYALVTLCVDMCLLLGQKERSLLSDMVKRKLHIA from the coding sequence GTGGGAGATAAAAAACAACTGCTCGTAAATATGATTGCGAGCTTGGTGAATTTTGTGGTTTCCATCGGCATCGGTTTATTTCTTACCCCGTATGTCGTGCATAATATCGGTGCAGAGGCATATGGATTTGTCGGATTGGCCAGCACGTTTGTGGGTTATGCGCAGCTGTTCACTGTTGCACTTACCTCAGTGGCAGGACGTTTTATTACGGTTGCATATCATGAGGGGAACGAACTTAAAGCGAACCGATATTATTCGTCCACTCTTGCGGCCAATGCTGTTATGGTATTTGCACTTACGATAATTGCAATTCCAGTAATCCTGTTTCTCGACAAATTGGTAAATATCTCTCCCCACCTTGTTGGTGACGTGAAGATGCTGTTCACTTTTATATTTTTGCAGTTTGTCATCACAACAATATCCACAGTATATTCTGTAGCTACATTCGTAAAAAACAAACTTTATCTGAGCAGCATCGCTAACCTGGTTTTTTCTTTTGTGCGTGTAGCAGTCATGGTTGTGCTTTTTGGCATGTTGCCTCCGAAAGTCTGCTATGTAGGTCTGGCCGTATGCTTGGCGTCTGCGGTATTGACAATAATGAATCGATTCTATACGCGTGTATTGCTTCCTGATATATCGTTTCGTTGGAATTTAGTATCGTGGGCAAGTGTCCGCGAGATGCTTGAGGCTGGAATCTGGAATGTCGTTACTAAGTTACAGCAGATTATGATGTTCGGCCTGCAATTATTGGTGGCAAATCTTATGGTTAGTCCATATCTTATGGGCATGTTATCTGTCGCGCAGACTGTCCCGAATCAGATTAGCAGTCTGACGATTACTGTGGCAAGCCTGTTCTATCCTGAACAGACAAAATATTATGCGCAGGGCAAGCGTGATGAATTAGTTGATGATATTAAGTCCGGTATGAAAGTATCTGGCTTCTTCACCAATATCGTTTTTGTGGTACTTCTGGTTGTGGGTTATGATTTCATGCGTCTATGGCAACATGGTCAAGATACAACTCTATTGTACGAGCTGCTCACATTGACAATGTTAGGATTGCTGGCTTCTGGAGTTGCTGTGACATTGCAAAATCTACCGCTGATTGTTAACCGTTTGAAGAAATATTCTATTGGATGGCTTGTTTACAGCGCGATATCCATGGTCGTGCTGATTACCTCTATCGAGATTTTGCCGAAATGGGGTGTGTTCCTCGTGGCTGCAATTCCACCTCTATTCGAATTCTTTGCTAATGTGACATTTGTGCCTGTATATGCGGCTAGATGTTTGCATGTCAGGAAGTTCGAATTCTATCCGATTTATATACGGTATTTCGCTTCTACTGCAGTGGCGGCTGTGGCTTGCTGGGGAATTAGGAGCATATTTGGCCTTATCGCTGATAATTGGATTTCATTGATTCTGACGTGCTGCCTATATGCTTTAGTTACGCTGTGTGTAGATATGTGCCTGCTGCTGGGGCAGAAGGAGCGTTCTCTATTGTCTGATATGGTGAAGAGGAAACTTCATATTGCTTAG
- a CDS encoding glycosyltransferase family 2 protein → MDLVSVIIPIYGVEQYLDRCVRSVVNQSYAHLEIILVDDGSTDRCPAMCDAWANKDSRIQVIHKPNGGLSSARNAGLDMATGEFIAFVDSDDYVEPDYIATMIDAAQKNHADLVMCSVFHEDADGNAIEQTAPVRRKEYAPITDTLRTCSGIDCMRQRGEENGVDNVVAWNKLYRCQLWKDLRYPVGKLHEDEFVTYRIFGRTRTAVLLPERLYHYIERTGSIMHTKYTLQSLDIIEALIGKVRFLLDEGAMDLFPVFFSQLKDSIYKARQLDWSDAQVHKRLKELFRMFRTIPWSSIRYLPFKDQVNYMGTRLCPFLFWGRKTYGEKGAVKGDTQ, encoded by the coding sequence ATGGATTTAGTAAGCGTCATCATCCCCATATACGGGGTGGAACAGTATCTCGACCGATGCGTCCGTAGCGTGGTGAACCAGTCGTATGCTCACTTGGAGATTATTCTGGTAGATGACGGCAGCACAGACCGGTGCCCGGCAATGTGCGATGCTTGGGCCAATAAGGATTCGCGTATTCAGGTGATTCACAAGCCCAACGGCGGTCTCTCCTCTGCCCGTAATGCCGGATTGGATATGGCGACTGGCGAGTTCATCGCCTTCGTTGACAGCGACGATTACGTGGAACCGGATTACATCGCCACCATGATCGACGCCGCACAGAAGAATCATGCTGATCTCGTTATGTGCTCGGTATTCCATGAGGACGCTGACGGAAACGCCATCGAGCAGACCGCTCCCGTCCGTCGTAAGGAATACGCGCCGATAACGGACACGCTCAGGACATGTTCTGGCATAGATTGCATGAGGCAGCGTGGTGAGGAAAACGGTGTGGACAATGTGGTGGCGTGGAACAAACTGTATCGGTGCCAGCTGTGGAAAGACCTCCGATATCCAGTAGGGAAACTGCACGAGGATGAGTTCGTGACATATAGGATTTTCGGACGGACACGTACGGCAGTGCTGTTGCCGGAACGTCTGTACCACTACATCGAACGTACCGGCAGCATCATGCATACCAAGTATACCTTGCAATCCCTTGACATTATCGAAGCGTTGATTGGCAAAGTGCGTTTTCTGCTGGATGAGGGGGCCATGGATCTGTTCCCTGTGTTCTTCAGCCAGCTCAAGGATTCGATATACAAAGCAAGGCAGTTGGATTGGTCGGATGCCCAAGTGCATAAGAGGCTAAAGGAATTGTTCCGGATGTTCCGTACAATTCCATGGAGTAGCATACGGTACTTGCCTTTTAAAGATCAGGTCAATTATATGGGAACACGACTCTGCCCGTTTTTGTTCTGGGGACGCAAGACATACGGCGAGAAAGGTGCCGTGAAAGGGGATACGCAATGA